The following proteins come from a genomic window of Candidatus Bostrichicola ureolyticus:
- a CDS encoding twin-arginine translocase TatA/TatE family subunit: MILGTFGTTEIIVIIILALLLFGGKKIPELMKGLGLGLKEFRKATQQSSDDQVEQVEQVESETESKKTESKKTESKKTESSDKTESKKIESEKTE; the protein is encoded by the coding sequence ATGATATTAGGAACTTTTGGAACTACAGAAATTATTGTTATTATTATTTTGGCTCTTTTACTTTTTGGAGGAAAAAAAATTCCTGAATTAATGAAAGGATTAGGTTTAGGATTAAAAGAATTTAGAAAAGCTACTCAACAATCTTCTGATGATCAAGTAGAGCAAGTAGAGCAAGTAGAGTCTGAAACAGAATCTAAAAAAACAGAATCTAAAAAAACAGAATCTAAAAAAACAGAATCTTCTGACAAAACAGAATCTAAAAAAATAGAATCTGAAAAAACAGAATAA
- the sppA gene encoding signal peptide peptidase SppA — translation MKNIFKYALGTILGILCLMIILIIPYYYTNYTDNTSYKNKKIKLFNNNVLYINNFHNNDYDYVNAIINAKNDKNIKGIIIEVNNHNLNGFSKVKNIRDALKEFKKSKKFIYAYGQYISQLAYYLCSVADLIYLHPSGKLDIKGISISQTFYKKLAKKIGIKFNIFRHGKYKSAVEPFLYDKISHESREQYKNLLSSIWNYIINDISKSRNLDIKFINHFTNELYGENSTLSYKYNFIDKIAYYDEFINAIKNKNKYKINFLSINDYIEYLYSKKDNYKNKIAIIYAEGLIKQGEGLNDIQDKNYELIINKIINDPSIKSVVLQINSKGGDAIASENIYHKLVLLKRKKPLIVSMGDYATSGGYYIAVAGNKILASPLSITGSIGVFGIIMTIKELTNKLGITQDYVSTNKNSRPFSINNIKNKYKNIMLKNMTFFYNKFITTISKERKISKDKINRIAQGKIWSGIDALKIGLIDSLGNLNDAIKIAAKQVNLKNYSIVNFTIKKESFIKKLLFNIFKNNNYYQIYNDNKNLLLQLKNNNIYIYTYTNISIN, via the coding sequence ATGAAAAATATATTTAAATATGCATTAGGAACAATATTAGGAATATTATGTTTAATGATTATATTAATAATTCCTTATTATTATACTAATTATACTGATAATACTTCTTATAAGAATAAAAAAATAAAATTATTTAATAATAATGTATTATATATTAATAATTTTCATAATAATGATTATGATTATGTAAATGCTATAATAAATGCTAAAAACGATAAAAATATTAAAGGAATTATTATTGAAGTAAATAACCATAACCTAAATGGCTTTTCTAAAGTAAAAAATATAAGAGATGCTCTAAAAGAATTTAAAAAATCAAAAAAATTTATATATGCATATGGACAATATATTTCTCAATTAGCATATTATTTATGTTCAGTAGCTGATTTAATATATTTACATCCATCAGGAAAATTAGATATTAAAGGTATTAGTATATCACAAACGTTTTATAAAAAATTGGCAAAAAAAATAGGAATAAAATTTAACATATTTAGACATGGAAAATATAAATCGGCTGTAGAACCATTTTTATATGATAAAATTAGTCATGAAAGTCGTGAACAATATAAAAATTTATTATCATCTATTTGGAATTATATAATTAATGATATTAGTAAATCACGTAATTTAGATATTAAATTTATAAATCATTTTACTAATGAACTTTATGGAGAAAATTCAACTTTATCATATAAATATAATTTTATAGATAAAATTGCGTATTATGATGAATTCATAAATGCTATTAAAAATAAAAATAAATATAAAATAAATTTTTTATCAATAAATGATTATATAGAATATTTATATTCAAAAAAAGATAATTATAAAAATAAAATTGCTATTATTTACGCTGAGGGTTTAATAAAACAAGGTGAAGGTCTTAATGATATTCAAGATAAAAATTATGAATTGATTATAAATAAAATAATAAATGACCCATCAATAAAATCTGTGGTTTTACAAATAAATTCTAAAGGTGGAGATGCTATAGCTTCAGAAAATATTTATCATAAATTAGTTCTTTTAAAAAGAAAAAAACCATTAATTGTTTCAATGGGAGATTACGCAACATCAGGTGGATATTATATAGCTGTTGCAGGTAATAAAATTTTAGCTTCTCCTTTAAGTATAACAGGATCTATAGGAGTATTTGGAATTATTATGACAATTAAAGAATTGACTAATAAATTAGGTATTACCCAAGATTATGTATCGACTAATAAAAATAGTAGACCATTTTCTATAAATAATATTAAAAATAAATACAAAAATATCATGTTAAAAAACATGACATTTTTTTATAATAAGTTTATAACAACTATATCTAAAGAAAGAAAAATATCAAAAGATAAAATTAATAGAATAGCACAAGGAAAAATATGGTCTGGAATTGATGCTTTAAAAATTGGATTAATTGATTCTTTAGGTAATTTAAATGATGCAATAAAAATTGCTGCCAAACAAGTAAATCTAAAAAATTATTCAATTGTAAATTTTACTATAAAAAAAGAATCATTTATTAAAAAATTATTATTTAATATATTTAAAAATAATAATTATTATCAAATATATAATGATAATAAAAATTTATTATTGCAATTAAAAAATAATAATATTTATATATATACTTATACTAATATTAGTATTAATTAA
- the mutS gene encoding DNA mismatch repair protein MutS: MKFTPLMKQYYNIKEKYKDAILLFRVGDFYETFGEDAIKCSQLLDIALTKRYPGSRYDIHLAGFPYHALDNYLYKLIKAGMRVAICDQLEDSNNKTENLVKRGVTELITPGVNLNDKVLHVRYNNFLTAIHIEENKNIGLAFLDISTGEFFITECNIDNTINIIKRINPSEIIYPKKQQKIVDKLFKKDFYLYAIDDWYFEYDSSYEKLINHFQINSLKCFKIENLKLGIIASGVILHYLYNTCHNNIKHITSIRKINESKYMWIDDFTIRNLEINKSIRNQGVSLISILDKTISPMGSRLLKRWINFPIKEISSIINRQNIVTELLNNSDISIFLSKNLKQISDIERLISKVATEKINPREVITLSNSLEIINKIKNFLDSKSNLLKLFSNKLKNCDNLRNHIINTLNSDPSYQINKGNIIASGVSKELDELRNIVSSNKDYLIKLCNKEQIRTGINNIKIYYNNILGYFLEIRNTYKNKVPSNWIRKQTLVGSERYVTEELKNYELKILGSEKKIITLEIQLFKELIQFISNDIKSLQLNAKLIAIIDVLHSFSICAKQNNYIKPILDKSFDICIKEGRHPVIEKQIDTYIPNNIILNTKDQQIIIITGPNMSGKSAILRQTAIIALMAHIGSYVPATYAKIGLIDRIFSRVGASDNISIGESTFMVEMTETAGILNNISNRSLIILDEIGRGTSTYDGISIAWAIVEYLHQHINRPRTLFSTHYHELNKMMLLFNRIKNYNVSVKEINGNILFLRKLIPGGSTHSFGIHVAKIAGIPSEVIKRSIEILKNIEKKKK, encoded by the coding sequence ATGAAGTTTACACCATTAATGAAGCAATATTATAATATTAAAGAAAAATATAAAGATGCTATATTATTATTTAGAGTAGGTGATTTTTATGAAACCTTTGGAGAAGATGCTATTAAATGTTCACAATTACTTGATATTGCTTTAACAAAACGTTATCCTGGATCAAGATATGATATTCATTTAGCAGGATTTCCATATCATGCTTTAGACAATTATTTATATAAATTGATTAAAGCAGGTATGCGAGTAGCTATTTGTGATCAACTAGAAGATTCTAATAATAAAACTGAAAATTTAGTAAAAAGAGGAGTTACTGAATTGATAACTCCTGGTGTTAATCTTAATGATAAGGTATTACATGTTAGATATAATAATTTTTTAACTGCTATACATATAGAAGAAAATAAAAACATAGGTTTAGCATTTTTAGATATTTCTACTGGAGAATTTTTTATAACAGAATGCAATATTGATAATACTATTAATATTATTAAACGTATTAATCCTAGTGAAATAATTTATCCAAAAAAACAACAAAAAATAGTTGACAAACTTTTTAAAAAAGATTTTTATCTATATGCTATAGATGATTGGTATTTTGAATACGATTCTTCATATGAAAAATTAATTAATCATTTTCAAATAAATTCACTTAAATGTTTTAAAATAGAAAATTTAAAATTAGGAATTATTGCATCTGGTGTAATATTACATTATTTATATAATACTTGTCATAATAATATTAAACATATTACATCTATTCGTAAGATTAATGAATCTAAATATATGTGGATAGATGATTTTACAATACGTAATCTTGAAATAAATAAATCTATAAGAAATCAAGGTGTATCTTTAATATCTATTTTAGATAAAACTATATCCCCAATGGGATCTAGATTATTAAAACGTTGGATAAATTTTCCTATAAAAGAAATATCATCAATTATTAATAGACAAAATATTGTAACCGAATTATTAAATAATTCTGATATATCTATTTTTTTATCAAAAAATTTAAAACAAATATCAGATATAGAACGTTTAATTTCTAAAGTAGCTACGGAAAAAATAAATCCCCGTGAAGTAATAACATTATCAAATTCATTAGAAATAATAAACAAAATAAAAAATTTTTTAGATTCTAAATCTAATTTATTAAAATTATTTAGTAACAAACTAAAAAATTGTGATAATTTACGAAATCATATAATTAATACATTAAATTCTGATCCTTCTTATCAAATAAATAAGGGCAATATTATTGCTAGTGGAGTATCAAAAGAATTAGATGAATTACGTAATATTGTATCTTCTAATAAAGACTATTTAATAAAATTATGTAATAAAGAACAAATACGTACAGGTATAAATAATATTAAAATATATTATAATAATATATTAGGATATTTTCTTGAAATAAGAAATACTTATAAAAATAAAGTTCCTTCAAACTGGATACGAAAACAAACTTTAGTAGGTTCTGAACGTTATGTAACTGAAGAATTAAAAAATTATGAATTAAAAATTTTAGGTTCAGAAAAAAAAATTATAACATTAGAAATACAATTATTTAAAGAATTAATACAATTCATTTCAAATGATATAAAATCTTTACAATTAAATGCCAAATTAATTGCAATTATAGATGTTTTGCACTCTTTTTCTATTTGTGCAAAACAAAATAATTACATTAAACCGATTTTAGATAAATCTTTTGATATATGTATAAAAGAAGGTCGACATCCTGTTATAGAAAAACAAATTGATACATATATTCCCAATAATATTATTCTTAATACAAAAGATCAACAAATAATTATAATAACTGGACCCAATATGTCAGGAAAATCAGCAATTTTACGTCAAACTGCTATAATAGCATTAATGGCACATATAGGTAGTTATGTTCCAGCAACATATGCAAAAATTGGGTTAATAGATAGAATATTTAGTAGAGTAGGAGCTTCAGATAATATTTCTATTGGAGAATCAACTTTTATGGTAGAAATGACTGAAACTGCTGGTATTTTGAATAATATTTCTAACAGAAGTTTAATAATTTTAGATGAAATAGGTAGAGGCACTAGTACTTATGATGGTATTTCAATTGCTTGGGCTATTGTTGAATATTTACATCAACATATAAATAGACCTAGAACATTATTTTCCACTCATTATCATGAACTAAATAAAATGATGTTATTATTTAATAGAATTAAAAACTATAATGTTTCTGTTAAAGAAATAAATGGTAATATTCTTTTTTTAAGAAAATTAATTCCTGGTGGCAGCACACATAGTTTTGGTATTCATGTTGCTAAAATAGCTGGAATACCATCTGAAGTAATAAAAAGATCTATAGAAATATTAAAAAATATTGAAAAGAAAAAAAAATAA
- a CDS encoding oligosaccharide flippase family protein: MYKQLLNQIIIFGLGTVFPKIINYFLLKSFTKTLNSQEFSSYTDMYAMSCIIIVFLTLGLESAYFRFLYKRQINDKKKIFSSGIIVLFTLSLLFVLIGIVSFKKIISLINYKNNYDYLIMFLIIIFLDTICILPIAWLRIHNIAIKYLLIRILNVFVQSGIIMYILYPTNNYIINYVFNIILFPLNFIKNKNNTSYIFYANVISSLSNFIFLIPIFLKEVKIKKFDIVIALKMIRYGFPIMLSTLAFAINENFDKIIIKRYFSDEINSAYAACYRIATFMHLYTAIFRLGLEPFLLKIAEYSNIKSIYAKINYFFTVFGIIIYVFICSNIDFIAKKMIDVKYHQALLIVPMATMSNLFFGIYNNLSIYYKAFDKPIIATYISILGMLITLLYNLIILPGSNFISCVWGNLISYGSMLLCSYICINKMYFNIPFNKKKIIIHFILAIFIVYILYNKKNLRLIGQIIYFLSILLIEYKNILFFFKKLKS, encoded by the coding sequence TTGTATAAACAATTATTGAATCAAATTATAATATTTGGATTAGGAACTGTATTCCCTAAAATAATAAATTATTTTTTGTTAAAATCTTTTACTAAAACTTTAAATTCACAGGAATTTTCAAGTTATACTGACATGTATGCTATGTCATGTATAATTATAGTATTTTTAACTTTGGGATTAGAAAGTGCTTATTTTCGTTTTTTATATAAACGACAAATTAATGATAAAAAAAAAATATTTTCAAGTGGAATAATTGTATTATTTACATTGTCATTATTATTTGTACTAATTGGAATAGTATCATTCAAAAAAATAATTAGTTTAATCAATTATAAAAATAATTACGACTATTTGATAATGTTTTTAATTATAATATTTTTGGATACTATTTGCATATTACCTATTGCTTGGTTACGAATACATAATATAGCTATCAAATATTTATTAATCCGCATATTAAATGTATTTGTACAATCTGGAATTATAATGTATATCTTATATCCAACAAATAATTATATTATTAATTATGTATTTAACATTATTTTATTTCCGTTAAATTTTATAAAAAATAAAAATAATACATCTTATATATTTTATGCGAATGTAATATCATCATTATCAAATTTTATTTTTTTGATTCCAATTTTTTTGAAAGAAGTTAAAATCAAAAAATTTGATATAGTAATAGCATTAAAAATGATAAGATATGGATTCCCTATAATGTTAAGTACTTTAGCATTTGCTATTAATGAAAATTTTGATAAAATAATTATTAAAAGATATTTTTCTGATGAAATTAATAGTGCTTATGCAGCTTGTTATCGTATTGCCACTTTTATGCATCTTTATACTGCAATTTTTCGTTTAGGTCTAGAACCTTTTCTATTAAAAATAGCTGAATATAGTAATATTAAAAGTATTTATGCAAAAATAAATTATTTTTTTACTGTGTTTGGAATTATAATATATGTATTTATATGTAGTAACATTGATTTTATAGCTAAAAAAATGATAGATGTTAAATATCACCAAGCATTATTAATAGTTCCAATGGCAACTATGTCTAATTTATTTTTTGGTATTTATAATAATTTATCTATTTACTATAAAGCATTTGATAAACCAATTATAGCAACATATATATCTATTTTAGGGATGTTAATAACATTATTATATAATTTAATAATATTGCCAGGATCAAATTTTATTAGTTGTGTGTGGGGTAATTTAATTTCATATGGAAGTATGTTATTATGTTCATATATTTGTATTAACAAAATGTATTTTAATATTCCTTTTAATAAAAAAAAAATAATAATTCATTTTATATTAGCAATATTTATTGTATATATATTATATAATAAAAAAAATTTAAGATTAATTGGTCAAATTATATACTTTTTAAGTATATTATTAATTGAATATAAAAACATATTATTTTTTTTTAAAAAATTAAAATCATGA
- the clpX gene encoding ATP-dependent Clp protease ATP-binding subunit ClpX, with translation MEKMCSFCGRKNNEILIGMYICDICITDKSIIEKTIIEKKNNTQKNILKKPKDIKCFLDQYVIDQEEAKKTLSVAVYNHYKRINYNKYDKNNVELEKSNILLIGTTGIGKTLLARSISKFLDIPFVIVDATGLTEAGYVGEDVESILTHLLQSANYNIYKAEQGIVFIDEIDKIARKGDNPSITRDVSGEGVQQALLKILEGSIVNVPPQGGRKHPEQKMIPINTKNILFIAAGAFEGLEQIIANRLNMSPIGYKQNFLKKIKQENILNMVISHDLRSFGLIPELIGRLPIITYLYPLNKISLKKILIEPKNSLIKQYQNLFKMDGITLEITDDGIEEIVNKALILGLGARGLRTLCEYIFKDFMFEIDSLNNVLKLDKHIISNKINKIY, from the coding sequence ATGGAAAAAATGTGTTCCTTTTGTGGTAGAAAAAATAATGAAATATTAATAGGAATGTATATATGTGATATATGTATTACCGATAAATCAATAATAGAAAAAACAATAATAGAAAAAAAAAACAACACACAAAAAAATATTTTAAAAAAACCAAAAGATATAAAATGTTTTTTAGATCAATATGTAATAGATCAAGAAGAAGCTAAAAAAACACTTTCTGTAGCTGTATATAATCATTATAAACGAATCAATTATAATAAATATGATAAAAATAATGTAGAATTAGAAAAATCTAATATTCTTCTTATAGGAACTACAGGTATTGGCAAAACTTTACTGGCTCGTAGTATTTCAAAATTTTTAGATATTCCATTTGTTATCGTAGATGCTACAGGACTAACTGAAGCAGGTTATGTAGGAGAAGATGTAGAAAGTATATTAACTCATTTATTGCAATCCGCTAATTATAATATATATAAAGCTGAACAAGGAATTGTTTTTATTGATGAAATCGATAAAATAGCCAGAAAAGGAGATAATCCTTCAATTACTAGAGATGTTTCAGGAGAAGGTGTTCAACAAGCTTTACTTAAAATATTAGAAGGATCTATTGTTAATGTTCCTCCCCAAGGAGGAAGAAAACATCCAGAGCAAAAAATGATTCCAATAAATACTAAAAATATTTTATTTATAGCTGCAGGAGCATTTGAAGGTTTGGAACAAATTATTGCTAATAGATTAAATATGTCACCTATAGGGTATAAACAAAATTTTTTAAAAAAAATTAAACAAGAAAATATTTTAAATATGGTTATATCACATGATCTTCGTTCTTTCGGTTTAATTCCTGAATTAATAGGAAGATTACCAATAATTACTTATTTATATCCTTTAAATAAGATTTCTCTTAAAAAAATTCTTATTGAACCTAAAAATTCTTTGATTAAACAATATCAAAATTTGTTTAAAATGGATGGTATTACTTTAGAAATTACAGATGACGGTATTGAAGAAATTGTAAATAAAGCTTTAATACTTGGCTTAGGAGCAAGAGGTTTACGTACACTTTGTGAATATATATTTAAAGATTTTATGTTTGAAATAGACTCATTAAATAATGTTTTAAAATTAGATAAACATATAATATCTAATAAAATTAATAAAATATATTAA
- a CDS encoding ATP-dependent Clp protease proteolytic subunit has protein sequence MTPYIIEERKLNVAQMDVFSRLMMNRIIFIGTAINDHIANIVQAQLLYLESVDNRDINIYINSPGGSVYGGLGIYDTMQMIKPNVATICTGVAASMAAVLLCSGTKGKRSALKHSRVMIHQPLGGVQGQASDIEITAREIIKIKKELCNIISYHTGQSVKKIEKDSDRDRWMSSNEALSYGMIDEVLNPKK, from the coding sequence ATGACTCCATATATTATAGAAGAACGAAAGTTAAATGTTGCTCAAATGGATGTTTTTTCTCGATTAATGATGAATAGAATTATTTTTATAGGTACAGCTATAAATGATCATATAGCTAATATAGTACAAGCACAATTATTATATTTAGAATCAGTTGATAATAGAGATATTAATATTTATATTAACTCTCCTGGAGGTAGTGTTTATGGAGGTTTAGGTATATATGATACAATGCAAATGATTAAACCTAATGTTGCTACAATATGTACTGGTGTAGCTGCTTCTATGGCTGCTGTTTTATTATGTTCTGGTACTAAAGGAAAACGGTCAGCATTAAAACATTCAAGAGTTATGATTCATCAACCTTTAGGAGGAGTACAAGGACAAGCTTCAGATATTGAAATAACAGCACGAGAAATTATAAAAATAAAAAAAGAATTATGTAATATAATTAGCTATCATACTGGACAATCAGTTAAAAAAATTGAAAAAGATTCTGATAGAGATCGTTGGATGTCTTCAAACGAAGCTTTATCATATGGTATGATTGATGAAGTTTTAAATCCAAAAAAATAA
- a CDS encoding ATP-dependent Clp protease ATP-binding subunit, whose product MLDEHFENINYIGESDKTKDFKKKGTPILDNFSQDLTSLALAGKLDELIGRHKEIERVSQILSMRKKNNPLLIGEPGVGKSAIAEGLAIRIVKRQVSRILYNKRVISLNISDIVSGTKYRGQFEERALAILNELQKNTNIIIFIDEIHTLVGAGGTTGSLDASNIFKPALARGEIKCIGATTLNEYKQYIEKDGALARRFQKVLIEPTTEEETIEILNEIKDKYQKHHNVIYTDEAIKACVSLSSRYINDRYLPDKAIDAMDEAGSRVHIKNFKVSSEIIDLEKKLNDIRDKKYKVVKTQNYEDAARLRDNEKCIEQELCKAQDLWYKVSLETKEIVVKQDIAEVVSIISGVPIGRINENKKILNLTKKIKKQIIGQDKAIEKIVKALKRNIVGLRDPNRPIGSFLFIGDTGVGKTQLAKIIANEFFNTYDAFVRIDMSEYMEKFSVSRLLGAPPGYIGYDDGGQLTEIIRRKPYAIILLDEIDKAHPEICNLLLQIFDDGFITDSSGHKVFFHNTIFILTSNIGIREYKEFGIGFKKNNINSIIIENTLKRTFSPEFLNRLDDIIIFNSLEEKHIYEIINIELEKLINRMHKLGYELNLSSNIKEYILKKGYNKNYGARQLKRVIYNYIENIIAEKIICDEIKTGDKLSFKINKDKLELIINK is encoded by the coding sequence ATGTTAGATGAACATTTTGAAAATATTAATTATATAGGAGAATCAGATAAAACTAAAGATTTTAAAAAAAAAGGTACACCTATATTAGATAATTTTTCACAAGATTTAACTAGTCTTGCTTTAGCAGGTAAATTAGATGAGTTGATAGGACGTCACAAAGAAATAGAACGTGTATCTCAAATTTTAAGTATGAGAAAAAAAAATAATCCATTACTTATAGGAGAACCAGGTGTAGGAAAATCTGCTATAGCAGAAGGATTAGCTATTAGGATAGTGAAACGTCAAGTATCAAGAATTTTATATAATAAAAGGGTTATTTCACTAAATATATCTGATATAGTTTCTGGTACTAAATATAGAGGTCAATTTGAAGAAAGAGCTCTCGCTATATTAAATGAATTGCAAAAAAATACCAATATTATTATTTTTATTGATGAAATTCATACATTAGTAGGTGCAGGAGGTACTACAGGGTCTTTAGACGCTTCAAATATATTCAAACCAGCTTTAGCTAGAGGAGAAATTAAATGTATTGGTGCAACTACTTTAAATGAATATAAACAATATATAGAAAAAGATGGTGCATTAGCACGTAGATTTCAAAAAGTATTAATAGAACCTACTACTGAAGAAGAAACTATTGAAATACTTAATGAAATAAAAGACAAATATCAAAAACATCATAATGTTATATATACTGATGAAGCTATAAAAGCATGTGTCTCTCTTAGTTCTCGATATATAAATGATCGTTATTTACCAGATAAAGCTATTGATGCAATGGATGAAGCTGGTTCACGTGTACATATTAAAAATTTTAAAGTTTCATCAGAAATTATTGATTTAGAAAAAAAACTTAATGATATCCGTGATAAAAAATATAAAGTAGTAAAAACCCAAAATTATGAAGATGCAGCACGTTTACGTGATAATGAAAAATGCATAGAACAAGAATTATGCAAAGCTCAAGATTTATGGTATAAAGTTTCTTTAGAAACTAAAGAAATTGTTGTAAAACAAGATATAGCTGAAGTAGTATCAATAATAAGTGGTGTTCCAATTGGACGGATAAATGAAAATAAAAAAATTTTAAATTTAACTAAAAAAATAAAAAAACAAATTATTGGACAAGATAAAGCTATTGAAAAAATAGTTAAAGCTCTTAAAAGAAATATAGTGGGATTAAGAGATCCTAATCGTCCTATAGGTTCTTTTCTTTTTATAGGTGATACTGGGGTAGGAAAAACTCAATTAGCTAAAATAATTGCTAATGAATTTTTTAATACATATGATGCTTTTGTCCGTATTGATATGAGTGAATATATGGAAAAATTTTCTGTTTCTAGACTATTAGGAGCTCCCCCTGGTTATATAGGTTATGATGATGGTGGACAATTAACTGAAATTATACGTCGTAAACCTTATGCTATTATATTATTAGATGAAATAGATAAAGCTCATCCAGAGATTTGTAATTTACTATTACAAATATTTGATGATGGTTTTATTACTGATAGCTCTGGTCATAAAGTATTTTTTCATAATACAATATTTATATTAACTTCTAATATAGGTATTAGAGAATACAAAGAATTTGGAATAGGATTTAAAAAAAATAATATTAATTCTATTATAATAGAAAATACATTAAAACGTACTTTTTCACCTGAATTTTTAAATCGTTTAGATGATATAATCATATTTAATTCTTTAGAAGAAAAACACATTTATGAAATAATTAATATAGAATTAGAAAAATTAATTAATCGTATGCATAAATTAGGATACGAATTAAATTTATCTTCTAATATTAAAGAATATATCCTTAAAAAAGGTTATAATAAAAATTATGGAGCACGTCAATTGAAAAGGGTTATATATAATTATATAGAAAATATTATAGCAGAAAAAATTATTTGTGACGAAATTAAAACTGGAGATAAATTATCGTTTAAAATTAATAAAGATAAATTAGAATTAATAATAAATAAATAA